The Anopheles coluzzii chromosome 2, AcolN3, whole genome shotgun sequence genome window below encodes:
- the LOC120952966 gene encoding uncharacterized protein LOC120952966, with translation MQLFKCLLVIGCLATVSVAHSASATLPVSSNSIDDSNGPQQQTPRAGSYLGEIKYLYKTYQDCASADVSTCLKMKLFTILDRVARSTKDFKLSEGVRFVRDQESAADATPLKTEAQLEAELPRSLDEKERSLNSMLFDKVLSFFQSHTLQVKFPSSEEIKRSMDEVRGGGGGFGGAGGGGFGGGKDKDKKNGHWIMIPLLLGSTLVPLAFGALALLAGKALIVSKLALALASIIGIKKLISSGSGHHESAHEVVVSGGHGGGWGRIGSGQGLAYNGYGHYAQ, from the exons ATGCAGCTGTTCAAGTGTTTACTGGTGATCGGGTGTTTAGCGACAGTGTCCGTCGCCCACAGTGCCTCCGCCACGCTGCCGGTCAGCTCGAACTCGATCGATGACAGCAACGgaccgcagcagcagacgCCCCGTGCCGGCTCCTACCTGGGCGAGATCAAGTACCTGTACAAGACGTACCAGGACTGTGCCAGCGCCGATGTCTCCACCTGCCTGAAGATGAAGCTGTTCACCATCCTGGACCGCGTGGCGCGCTCGACCAAGGACTTCAAGCTGAGCGAGGGCGTGCGATTCGTGCGCGATCAGGAATCGGCCGCTGACGCTACCCCGCTCAAGACCGAGGCCCAGCTCGAGGCTGAGCTGCCCCGTTCGCTCGACGAGAAGGAACGCTCGCTCAACTCGATGCTCTTCGACAAGGTTCTGTCCTTCTTCCAGTCTCACACGCTGCAG GTCAAGTTCCCGTCCAGCGAGGAAATCAAGCGCTCCATGGATGAGGTCCGCGGAGGAGGCGGTGGCTTCGGAGGTGCCGGAGGCGGTGGCTTCGGAGGCGGCAAGGACAAGGACAAGAAGAACGGCCACTGGATCATGATCCCGCTCCTGCTCGGCAGCACTCTCGTCCCGCTCGCCTTCGGTGCCCTCGCCCTGCTCGCCGGTAAGGCTCTGATCGTGTCCAAGCTCGCCCTCGCCCTCGCCTCGATCATTGGTATCAAGAAGCTGATCTCGAGCGGCAGCGGACACCACGAATCGGCCCATGAGGTGGTCGTCTCCGGTGGACACGGTGGCGGCTGGGGACGTATCGGATCTGGCCAGGGTCTTGCCTACAATGGCTACGGACACTACGCCCAGTAA